In one window of bacterium DNA:
- a CDS encoding peptidylprolyl isomerase, with product MMRKLRDNTAVVLWVLILAFVGTIVFSWGMGGFDTISGGGKTVVASINGEEVEYQDYERLVSNRLQQSGNQTDSRAVTQARSQSWNDLIHLSLERRLARAMGLRASDREITDRILYLPSWVAQDSTFQTNGQFDTLKWHEILRGENMRSWLLGMEDQLRQSMPLEKFRARLMSTALASDANLLEDHLQRSQTALGSFLVFIYAAFPVDSSEISEAELLAWFKENQKKFELEERREIEYVQFPVVPSREDSLDARDQIEFVRKQLDNGESFEDLARIYSMDESNADKGGDLGWFGRGRMVPEFDAASFGEPVGSVVGPVATRFGLHLLKINGRELRDNGTGVKEEQASVQHILIKIEPSSMTHSDLRARADALYEDVQNGHDFEVLCAERQLKIQPGRPFTIDGTVPGVGRSQRAAALVFQAKQGEVLAPAYSEQGGWYVMRVKQILPKGTDSFKERRAEAESAVRREKQKALALQAARDYLASARPTALDSTMALPPRAEFGQLDQPVRINQFIRGNVGRDLAFSATLFTMPVGAVSEPVAGERGVYLIHCLQRDDEQEVLQAYAAELPTRRVETIRQQKGGIYGNWSSWMRERAAIKDHRVRFGIDY from the coding sequence ATGATGCGGAAACTCCGCGACAACACGGCTGTGGTGCTTTGGGTCCTGATCCTGGCGTTTGTCGGCACCATCGTCTTCAGCTGGGGCATGGGCGGCTTCGACACGATCAGCGGAGGCGGCAAGACCGTCGTCGCCTCGATCAACGGCGAGGAGGTGGAGTACCAGGATTACGAGCGGCTGGTCTCCAACCGGCTGCAGCAATCCGGCAATCAGACCGACAGCCGGGCGGTCACCCAGGCGCGCAGCCAGAGCTGGAACGACCTGATCCATCTCAGCCTTGAGCGCCGCCTGGCCCGCGCGATGGGCCTCAGGGCCAGCGATCGGGAGATCACCGACCGCATCCTCTACCTGCCCAGCTGGGTTGCCCAGGACAGCACTTTCCAGACCAACGGCCAGTTCGACACGCTGAAGTGGCACGAGATCCTGCGGGGCGAGAACATGCGCTCCTGGCTCCTGGGCATGGAAGACCAGCTCCGCCAGTCCATGCCCTTGGAGAAGTTCCGCGCACGCTTGATGTCCACGGCCCTGGCCAGCGACGCCAACCTGCTGGAGGACCATCTGCAGCGCAGCCAGACGGCCCTGGGCAGTTTTCTTGTCTTCATCTACGCCGCCTTCCCGGTGGATTCCAGCGAGATCAGCGAAGCGGAGCTGCTGGCCTGGTTCAAGGAGAACCAGAAGAAGTTCGAGCTGGAGGAGCGGCGGGAGATCGAGTACGTGCAGTTCCCCGTCGTGCCCAGCCGCGAGGACAGTCTGGATGCCCGCGACCAGATTGAGTTCGTGCGCAAGCAGCTGGACAACGGCGAGAGCTTCGAGGATCTGGCCCGCATCTACAGCATGGACGAGTCCAACGCCGACAAGGGCGGCGACCTGGGCTGGTTCGGGCGGGGCCGGATGGTGCCGGAGTTCGACGCGGCCTCCTTCGGCGAGCCGGTGGGCAGCGTGGTGGGCCCGGTGGCCACCCGTTTCGGCCTGCACCTGTTGAAGATCAACGGGCGCGAGCTGCGGGACAACGGCACGGGGGTCAAGGAGGAGCAGGCCAGCGTCCAGCACATCCTGATCAAGATCGAGCCCAGCTCCATGACGCACAGCGACCTGCGCGCCAGGGCCGATGCGCTGTACGAGGACGTGCAGAACGGCCATGATTTCGAGGTGCTCTGTGCCGAGCGCCAGCTCAAGATCCAGCCGGGGCGGCCCTTCACCATCGATGGCACCGTTCCGGGCGTGGGACGCAGCCAGCGGGCGGCGGCCCTCGTCTTCCAGGCCAAGCAGGGCGAGGTCCTGGCCCCCGCCTACTCGGAGCAGGGGGGCTGGTATGTGATGCGCGTGAAGCAGATCCTGCCCAAGGGCACCGACTCCTTCAAGGAGCGCCGCGCCGAGGCGGAGAGCGCCGTGCGCCGGGAGAAGCAGAAGGCCCTGGCCCTGCAGGCGGCCCGGGATTACCTGGCCAGCGCCCGCCCCACCGCGCTGGACAGCACGATGGCCCTGCCGCCGCGGGCGGAGTTCGGACAGCTGGACCAGCCGGTGCGCATCAATCAGTTCATCCGCGGCAATGTGGGCCGCGACCTGGCCTTCAGCGCCACCCTCTTCACCATGCCCGTGGGCGCCGTGTCGGAGCCCGTGGCCGGGGAGCGGGGCGTCTATCTGATCCACTGCCTGCAGCGGGACGACGAGCAGGAGGTCCTGCAGGCCTACGCCGCCGAGCTGCCGACGCGGCGTGTGGAGACCATCCGCCAGCAGAAGGGCGGCATCTACGGCAACTGGTCATCCTGGATGCGGGAGCGGGCGGCCATCAAGGACCACCGGGTCCGCTTCGGCATCGATTATTAG
- a CDS encoding M23 family metallopeptidase, with translation MKILLLLLLLLLALGLGALAPRPTAEAPLRWPEWIPVLRDEVRAGDTMQGVLARLGLPDMLLPDIVAACEGLLDLRRLRPGEPVLLVRHSVGDSLRLVHYGSGARCLELTLPLALRGDSLVAVERTCRARLDSARTTPQVVVHQGRVGSHLYEAVLAAGGGPQLVLGFADIFQWDVDFLLDVREGDMFWLAVEESRVARSYLGDSVTVEGRILAARYENGGRRLEACRLDGCGEAGYFNGQGQSYQKEFLTSPLTFRRVSSHFGLRRHPVLRQVRMHHGIDYAAPHGTPVVAAAAGVVTKAGWEKGYGQVVRIRHNQRRETVYGHLSSLADGMRTGRRVAQDEFIGRVGATGLATGPHLHYEIIENGRSVDPRKVRNEPGKPVPPNCLPAFLAEFDRWFGADPPGLEAAER, from the coding sequence ATGAAGATTTTGCTGCTCCTGCTCCTGCTCCTGCTCGCGCTGGGTCTGGGCGCCCTGGCGCCGCGCCCCACGGCGGAGGCGCCCCTGCGCTGGCCCGAGTGGATCCCCGTCCTGCGCGACGAAGTGCGGGCGGGCGACACGATGCAGGGGGTGCTGGCCCGCCTCGGCCTGCCCGACATGTTGCTGCCCGACATCGTGGCGGCCTGCGAGGGCCTGCTCGACCTGCGCCGCCTGCGCCCCGGGGAGCCGGTCCTGCTGGTCCGCCACAGCGTGGGCGATTCCCTCCGCCTGGTCCATTACGGGTCCGGCGCCCGTTGCCTGGAACTGACCCTGCCCCTGGCCCTGCGCGGTGATTCCCTTGTCGCCGTGGAAAGAACCTGCCGGGCCCGGCTGGACAGCGCGCGCACCACGCCGCAGGTGGTGGTGCACCAGGGCCGGGTCGGCTCGCACCTCTACGAGGCCGTGCTGGCGGCGGGCGGTGGCCCCCAGCTCGTGCTGGGCTTCGCCGATATCTTCCAGTGGGACGTGGACTTCCTGCTGGATGTGCGGGAGGGCGACATGTTCTGGCTGGCGGTGGAGGAATCCCGCGTGGCGCGGAGCTACCTGGGCGACAGCGTGACGGTGGAGGGCCGCATCCTGGCGGCGCGCTACGAGAACGGCGGCCGCCGCCTGGAGGCCTGTCGCCTGGACGGCTGCGGGGAGGCAGGCTATTTCAATGGACAGGGCCAGTCCTATCAGAAGGAGTTCCTGACCAGCCCCCTCACCTTCCGCCGCGTCAGCTCGCACTTCGGCCTGCGCCGACACCCGGTGCTGCGTCAGGTGCGCATGCATCATGGCATCGATTACGCCGCTCCCCACGGCACCCCGGTGGTGGCGGCCGCCGCCGGCGTGGTGACCAAGGCCGGCTGGGAGAAGGGGTACGGGCAGGTGGTGCGCATCCGCCACAACCAGCGCCGGGAGACAGTCTACGGACACTTGAGTTCCCTGGCCGACGGTATGCGGACCGGGCGCCGCGTGGCCCAGGACGAGTTCATCGGACGGGTGGGGGCCACCGGCCTGGCCACGGGTCCGCACCTGCACTACGAGATCATCGAGAATGGCCGTAGCGTGGACCCACGCAAGGTGCGCAACGAGCCGGGCAAGCCCGTGCCCCCGAACTGCCTGCCCGCCTTCCTGGCCGAATTCGATCGGTGGTTTGGCGCGGATCCACCTGGGTTGGAAGCGGCAGAGCGGTAG